A genomic stretch from ANME-2 cluster archaeon includes:
- a CDS encoding tetrahydromethanopterin S-methyltransferase subunit F — protein MAENSDEYVYGKGVPMVVRPPGAGVFDKLLENIRYKGQLIARNQKLDSGVAAGFEGLVIGFLFAVIMVGLPIVLSGGI, from the coding sequence ATGGCTGAAAATTCTGACGAATATGTCTATGGAAAAGGCGTTCCCATGGTGGTAAGACCACCAGGTGCCGGTGTTTTTGATAAACTTCTTGAGAACATCAGGTACAAGGGACAACTTATTGCCAGAAACCAAAAACTGGATTCTGGAGTTGCTGCTGGCTTCGAAGGTCTTGTCATTGGATTTCTATTTGCGGTCATAATGGTAGGACTGCCCATTGTTCTCAGTGGAGGTATCTAA
- a CDS encoding formylmethanofuran dehydrogenase, which produces MAVDVGKFVRAPEYDITVVTYRDVFQSTACEEDITGKECERLSAVIVLDAGEMKRMGIQDGGNVRLTSKWGSIVVKAVFSPKEEQKGIGFMVNSPWSNALVSDETTGGIPVYKNITVKVKATNEKIISKRELLSL; this is translated from the coding sequence ATGGCAGTTGATGTTGGAAAATTCGTACGGGCTCCTGAATATGACATAACAGTGGTTACATACAGAGATGTGTTCCAGTCCACTGCATGTGAAGAAGACATTACCGGTAAGGAGTGTGAACGATTATCTGCTGTCATCGTGCTGGATGCTGGAGAAATGAAGCGTATGGGTATTCAGGATGGGGGGAATGTGAGACTCACATCAAAATGGGGTAGTATCGTTGTCAAAGCAGTGTTTTCACCAAAGGAAGAACAAAAAGGAATCGGGTTCATGGTAAACAGCCCCTGGTCAAACGCTCTGGTATCTGATGAAACAACTGGTGGTATTCCTGTATATAAAAATATTACGGTAAAGGTTAAAGCTACAAATGAAAAAATAATCAGCAAAAGAGAACTTCTTTCATTATGA
- the mtrC gene encoding tetrahydromethanopterin S-methyltransferase subunit C encodes MSTAAGGPVKGLLNPNQVIILGAVGGLAGIYLTMLNQAMDTTVFSFLGGIGAIFAAVWGADAVRRVCSYGLGTGVPSIGMLALGMGIVASMFGLTLPEVAGIPVVAGPIIAFIVAAIIGLVIGVMSNKILKMNIPIMEKSMVEIAGAGALVMIGLSTAIAGSFNIIDIMPAVVETGFIALVFIGGAMAILHPFNACLGPDEKQDRTLMVAVEKGALIMAVAGFASLAVESMDGISGALTTIVGLVIWVVYFKKFMKLTHRDAHLITGTGLLPTAEELE; translated from the coding sequence ATGTCAACAGCAGCAGGAGGACCCGTTAAAGGATTACTTAACCCGAACCAGGTCATTATTCTCGGTGCCGTTGGAGGACTTGCCGGAATCTACCTTACAATGCTTAACCAGGCCATGGATACGACCGTATTCTCATTCCTCGGAGGCATCGGTGCAATATTTGCAGCAGTCTGGGGTGCAGATGCGGTACGCCGTGTATGCAGTTACGGTCTGGGTACCGGTGTTCCATCAATAGGTATGTTGGCTCTTGGTATGGGTATTGTGGCATCCATGTTCGGACTAACCCTTCCTGAAGTTGCAGGAATTCCCGTCGTTGCAGGCCCGATCATAGCATTCATAGTTGCAGCCATAATCGGACTTGTTATTGGTGTCATGTCAAACAAGATACTGAAGATGAACATCCCCATCATGGAAAAATCCATGGTCGAGATCGCAGGTGCCGGAGCTCTTGTCATGATCGGCCTGTCAACAGCTATTGCAGGTAGTTTCAATATTATTGATATAATGCCGGCAGTGGTTGAGACAGGGTTCATTGCACTGGTCTTTATCGGTGGTGCGATGGCGATATTACATCCATTCAATGCCTGCCTGGGTCCTGACGAAAAACAGGACCGAACTCTCATGGTCGCAGTTGAGAAAGGAGCACTTATCATGGCTGTTGCCGGATTTGCTTCTCTGGCAGTTGAAAGTATGGATGGTATATCCGGTGCATTGACCACAATAGTAGGCTTGGTGATCTGGGTGGTCTATTTCAAGAAGTTCATGAAATTGACCCATCGTGATGCACACCTGATAACAGGAACAGGTTTACTTCCAACCGCGGAGGAATTAGAATGA
- a CDS encoding UbiA family prenyltransferase, which translates to MENKIIELIKLSFTPFSIISPIPFFSCFLFLIATKYSEMNVFDFFLLFIGIIITLLSSGASNFWNHTNDIKEDIKNNKNNVLIQNIISQNSAILISIILYSISIILVFLISIYLNRPIYFYFLIWVIITWWYSDNFFLKRIVRFRLKTHYLGEIFTYSIAYPAYTMSIWLIFSDSITKGIVLSFLFLCFGIAGVLLKDLKDIKGDREAGLKTFGVMFAPSKLIHLACIFLIFYFFIILIATSERIFNPMSVIIVIPFIYLIDRTYLHFSKKNWKLEIGDQKNIKSMIMSVYSSLFLLGFTNFI; encoded by the coding sequence ATGGAAAATAAAATAATTGAATTGATAAAATTATCTTTTACCCCATTCTCAATTATTTCTCCAATTCCATTTTTTTCTTGTTTTCTTTTTCTCATTGCAACAAAATATTCGGAAATGAATGTATTCGATTTTTTTCTATTATTTATAGGAATTATTATCACGTTATTATCTAGTGGAGCTTCAAATTTCTGGAATCATACAAATGATATAAAAGAAGATATAAAAAATAATAAAAATAACGTATTGATTCAAAATATTATTTCTCAAAACTCTGCTATATTAATATCAATAATATTATATAGTATTTCAATAATTCTGGTATTTCTGATATCGATATACTTAAATCGACCAATTTATTTTTACTTCCTAATATGGGTAATCATTACATGGTGGTATTCGGACAATTTTTTCCTCAAGAGGATAGTAAGATTTCGCCTAAAAACACATTATTTAGGTGAAATATTTACGTATAGTATTGCATATCCAGCTTACACAATGAGTATTTGGCTAATATTTTCTGATTCTATAACTAAAGGAATAGTTTTGTCATTTTTATTTTTATGTTTCGGCATAGCAGGAGTTCTCCTTAAAGATTTAAAGGACATAAAAGGTGATCGTGAAGCGGGGCTAAAAACATTTGGAGTGATGTTTGCTCCATCAAAATTAATTCATTTAGCATGTATTTTTTTAATTTTTTATTTCTTTATAATATTAATTGCAACGAGTGAAAGAATTTTCAATCCAATGTCTGTGATAATTGTAATACCATTTATTTATCTAATTGATAGAACATATCTTCATTTTAGTAAGAAAAATTGGAAACTTGAAATCGGAGATCAGAAAAACATAAAATCAATGATAATGTCTGTATATTCATCATTGTTTCTTTTAGGTTTTACTAATTTCATCTAA
- the mtrE gene encoding tetrahydromethanopterin S-methyltransferase subunit E, whose amino-acid sequence MDLGIVALTGALATIAGAAEDLESDVGSQSNPNSQVQLAPQMNFPHRIFNKAISGEPPAYGLWCASGATVASVLIAKDMSIFFAIAIGSFAAAIILGLFSVTAHMGRSASQRRFKQPVYMDMVLGHIPVIMAHGYIAVFCIVSFSYIMDHFMAHPFPLPLLAFLWGVTAGAIGSSTGDVHYGAEREFQNQPFGCGLNAAFSGNIVRKAESGLRNGMDNVWACAKFGGPLTGLALGLTVFLDNWRSTVFEGMNTIIAGLIIVLILILANRMVEVKARKAYGPYKDVDGGVAA is encoded by the coding sequence ATGGACCTGGGCATTGTTGCACTAACAGGGGCACTGGCTACTATTGCCGGTGCGGCAGAAGATCTTGAGTCGGATGTCGGCTCTCAGAGTAATCCGAACTCACAGGTGCAATTGGCCCCCCAGATGAATTTTCCACACAGGATCTTTAATAAGGCCATATCCGGTGAACCACCAGCTTACGGACTGTGGTGCGCTTCCGGAGCAACGGTGGCCAGCGTTTTAATAGCAAAAGACATGTCAATATTTTTTGCTATCGCAATCGGCTCTTTTGCAGCTGCAATAATCCTGGGATTATTTTCTGTGACCGCTCACATGGGACGGTCAGCAAGTCAAAGAAGATTTAAACAACCGGTTTATATGGATATGGTCCTCGGACATATCCCGGTAATAATGGCACATGGATATATCGCCGTATTTTGTATTGTATCATTTTCATACATAATGGACCACTTCATGGCACATCCCTTCCCACTGCCGCTTTTGGCATTCCTGTGGGGAGTTACTGCTGGTGCAATAGGTTCATCGACCGGTGATGTACACTACGGAGCAGAACGCGAGTTCCAGAACCAGCCTTTCGGCTGCGGATTGAATGCTGCATTCTCAGGTAACATAGTAAGAAAGGCCGAATCCGGTCTTCGTAACGGTATGGATAATGTCTGGGCATGTGCGAAGTTTGGCGGTCCCCTGACCGGACTGGCTCTTGGTTTAACAGTGTTCCTTGATAACTGGAGATCAACAGTATTCGAAGGAATGAATACAATAATTGCCGGTCTGATAATTGTCTTGATACTGATACTTGCCAATAGAATGGTTGAGGTAAAAGCAAGAAAGGCATACGGACCATACAAGGATGTAGATGGAGGTGTAGCAGCATAA
- a CDS encoding tetrahydromethanopterin S-methyltransferase subunit B, producing MSHVRVAPEFHLILEPMSGILAEENDDILEYSLDHISTVVDELDKIVTDMMNSLGPDKPLLSTFPGREKAAVTAGIWTNIFYGFIGGLILMTLFAVLLKLGGL from the coding sequence ATGAGCCACGTAAGAGTTGCACCTGAATTCCATTTAATACTGGAACCCATGTCAGGTATTCTGGCAGAGGAAAATGATGATATACTTGAGTATTCTCTGGACCATATATCAACAGTGGTGGACGAACTGGATAAAATTGTAACTGACATGATGAACTCGTTGGGTCCGGATAAACCACTATTGTCTACATTCCCGGGTCGAGAGAAAGCCGCAGTAACGGCAGGTATATGGACGAACATATTCTACGGTTTTATTGGTGGTCTTATATTAATGACCCTGTTTGCCGTATTATTAAAATTAGGAGGCTTGTAA
- a CDS encoding 4Fe-4S binding protein gives MANAMEIYKLLPKTNCKECGESTCMAFSVALLSGTRRFTECPPLMKDDKYSDSRQKLEKILKPIEGAQETGLIIHEELCSGCGNCVVACPVDVANDPHGSGRGSAPTNDKVIFKVVDGKVKAANVKECRRFGKDKILCRACIDPCPTEAIEFV, from the coding sequence ATGGCAAATGCAATGGAAATTTATAAACTACTGCCAAAAACCAACTGCAAGGAATGTGGTGAGTCAACCTGCATGGCATTTAGTGTCGCACTGCTCTCAGGTACCAGGCGGTTTACTGAATGCCCGCCACTTATGAAAGATGATAAATACAGCGATTCAAGGCAGAAACTTGAAAAAATATTAAAGCCCATCGAAGGTGCACAGGAGACCGGGCTTATCATCCATGAAGAACTCTGTTCCGGATGCGGGAACTGTGTAGTGGCTTGTCCTGTTGATGTAGCCAATGACCCACACGGGTCAGGCAGGGGATCAGCTCCTACGAACGATAAAGTCATATTCAAGGTTGTTGATGGTAAAGTGAAAGCAGCCAATGTAAAAGAATGCAGGCGGTTTGGCAAGGATAAGATTCTTTGCAGGGCATGTATTGACCCATGCCCAACCGAAGCAATTGAATTTGTGTAA
- a CDS encoding formylmethanofuran dehydrogenase subunit B has translation MTETFTWTCTGCALLCEDIQVRKVDNRLEHVEHACMKGKARIFGCKDRAIPAINGKKADTDDAIKYAARILREAKNPLLYGWSNSTNEAQMAGIELARTLGGVIDSTSSFCQGIIVNEILNGSIPSCTLEDVREKADVILFWGADPMSSHPRHMSKYSYFPRGELRQRGYEEDRTAISIDVRQSMTAKICKNGSHRIPPGMDAEFMRGLVDALSGRVPKLSFDYDVKRILELAAILKKAEFGVLFAGLGLVYSIKEDISLLCEFINALNKISHYSLIPMAGHFNMRGFNHTLHEKSGHIHRVKFTEGEAISGIEYSVVEQIKNHADAVLVVGSDPLSSLPASISRRLKDIPLILIDPCINMTSLVADVTIPSGTSGIEVGGTSVRMDGKTININALVHGNHLSDEMIIRQILKEIK, from the coding sequence ATGACTGAAACATTTACCTGGACCTGTACCGGATGCGCACTGCTTTGCGAGGATATCCAGGTAAGAAAGGTTGATAACAGACTTGAACATGTTGAGCATGCCTGCATGAAAGGCAAAGCCCGGATCTTTGGATGTAAAGACCGGGCTATTCCTGCAATTAATGGTAAAAAAGCAGATACTGATGATGCAATTAAGTATGCTGCCCGGATATTACGGGAAGCGAAAAATCCTTTGCTCTACGGGTGGAGCAATTCTACAAATGAAGCCCAGATGGCAGGTATCGAACTGGCCCGGACACTTGGGGGTGTCATTGATTCCACGTCATCCTTCTGCCAGGGTATTATTGTCAATGAAATACTCAACGGCTCCATCCCTTCATGTACATTGGAAGATGTAAGAGAAAAAGCTGATGTGATACTTTTTTGGGGTGCCGACCCCATGAGTTCCCATCCCAGACACATGTCCAAATATTCATATTTCCCAAGGGGTGAATTAAGGCAGCGAGGATATGAAGAGGACAGGACTGCAATCTCCATCGATGTAAGGCAGTCCATGACCGCAAAGATATGTAAGAATGGATCCCACAGAATACCCCCGGGAATGGATGCCGAGTTCATGCGAGGTCTGGTAGATGCACTATCGGGCCGTGTACCAAAATTATCCTTTGACTATGATGTTAAACGTATCCTTGAACTGGCTGCCATATTGAAGAAAGCGGAGTTCGGTGTGCTTTTTGCAGGATTGGGGCTGGTTTATTCCATAAAAGAAGATATTTCCCTGCTCTGTGAATTTATAAATGCATTGAACAAAATCTCTCATTATTCATTGATTCCGATGGCAGGTCATTTCAATATGCGGGGTTTTAATCATACTTTGCACGAGAAGTCCGGACATATTCATCGGGTGAAGTTCACAGAAGGGGAAGCGATATCCGGTATAGAGTACTCTGTGGTCGAGCAGATAAAAAACCATGCTGATGCAGTTTTGGTGGTAGGGTCAGACCCGCTTTCAAGTCTTCCTGCATCCATTTCGAGACGTTTGAAAGATATTCCTCTCATACTGATAGACCCTTGCATAAATATGACATCTCTGGTTGCAGATGTGACCATTCCCTCAGGTACATCCGGAATTGAAGTGGGAGGGACTTCGGTACGTATGGATGGCAAGACCATTAATATCAATGCTCTGGTTCATGGAAATCACCTATCTGATGAGATGATTATCAGACAGATTTTAAAGGAGATTAAATGA
- the mtrG gene encoding tetrahydromethanopterin S-methyltransferase subunit G, translated as MAENKVPEIIVDAMDYQEVIKKLNLIDEKIEFTNSEMQQRVGKRLGRDIGILYGICIGLILVVMYLLVVTTLGLTPTTTVQLQEGESLLSAVIRILL; from the coding sequence ATGGCTGAAAATAAGGTCCCTGAGATAATAGTGGATGCTATGGATTATCAGGAGGTCATCAAGAAACTTAACCTCATAGATGAGAAGATAGAATTCACGAACAGCGAGATGCAACAGAGAGTCGGTAAACGACTGGGCAGAGACATTGGAATACTGTACGGCATCTGTATTGGACTTATTCTTGTGGTAATGTATCTATTGGTCGTGACCACATTGGGATTAACTCCCACAACCACAGTTCAATTACAGGAGGGAGAATCCCTTTTGTCAGCAGTAATAAGAATATTGTTATGA
- the mtrH gene encoding tetrahydromethanopterin S-methyltransferase subunit H, translating to MFRFDKEQEVFEFGGVKMGGQPGQYPTVLISTMFYGKHKIVSDEDKGIFDKDAAEKLWKTQQEMGDLTGIPYINQIVGETPEAIKKFIDWFVEVDNKTAFLIDSSAGDVRAAAAAYCTEIGVADRAIHNSINASVNEEEITALRESDLDAAIVLAFNATDPTVKGKMEILEVGGTGQAKGMLEIAKDCGIKRPIIDVAAMPPGAGSGATIRSIMAVKGHLGLPTGGGFHNMASAWDWLKKFKKEHKEAYMPTDIGTNLVAQIVGADCLLYGPIENVRSVFPAVALVDIMLAETAHELGIDTLDPNHPINKLV from the coding sequence ATGTTCAGATTTGATAAAGAACAAGAAGTCTTTGAGTTTGGTGGCGTGAAGATGGGGGGACAGCCAGGGCAATATCCAACTGTCCTTATCAGTACCATGTTCTACGGCAAGCACAAAATCGTGAGTGACGAAGATAAAGGTATATTTGATAAAGATGCGGCTGAGAAATTGTGGAAAACCCAGCAAGAGATGGGAGACCTGACAGGTATTCCCTATATCAACCAGATAGTAGGCGAAACACCGGAAGCTATTAAGAAATTTATTGACTGGTTCGTCGAAGTGGATAATAAAACAGCATTCCTGATAGATTCATCTGCTGGTGATGTACGTGCAGCCGCAGCAGCGTATTGTACCGAGATTGGCGTAGCTGACAGGGCCATACATAATTCTATCAATGCCAGTGTCAATGAAGAAGAGATTACTGCGTTAAGGGAAAGCGACCTTGATGCAGCCATTGTACTGGCATTCAATGCTACCGACCCCACTGTGAAAGGTAAGATGGAGATCCTTGAGGTTGGCGGCACAGGCCAGGCCAAAGGAATGCTGGAAATTGCCAAGGATTGCGGTATAAAGCGCCCTATCATCGATGTGGCTGCTATGCCACCTGGTGCAGGTTCTGGTGCGACCATACGGTCTATCATGGCTGTCAAGGGACATCTGGGATTACCTACTGGTGGCGGTTTCCATAATATGGCATCTGCATGGGATTGGCTTAAGAAGTTCAAGAAAGAACACAAGGAAGCCTATATGCCCACCGATATCGGAACTAATCTTGTAGCTCAGATCGTGGGTGCGGATTGCCTGCTGTATGGTCCTATCGAGAACGTCAGGTCAGTATTCCCGGCAGTTGCACTGGTGGATATCATGCTGGCTGAAACAGCTCACGAATTGGGTATCGATACGCTGGACCCTAACCATCCAATCAATAAACTGGTGTGA
- the mtrA gene encoding tetrahydromethanopterin S-methyltransferase subunit A, producing MADKKDAAIGWPVMKGEYEIASLHNPVAVATLGSHLSAKPHLDAGAAITGPCKTENIGIEKLVANIISNPNIRFLLVTGSEVKGHLTGDAIINIHANGTKENRIVGAKGAIPYIENLTDEAIGRFQEQVECVNLMNTEDQGQITAKIKELVGKDPGAFNAEPMVIEIKDEGEGEEEFKGIRPMAAEVALIQSRIRAVEAATTDIGNLNKFASGVYSGKIEGVMMGLTLTLGILGLLIMGGV from the coding sequence ATGGCTGATAAAAAAGATGCAGCGATTGGATGGCCTGTCATGAAAGGGGAATACGAAATTGCCAGCCTGCATAATCCGGTTGCAGTGGCGACGTTAGGTTCCCATCTATCAGCAAAACCTCATCTTGATGCAGGAGCTGCCATAACCGGTCCATGCAAGACAGAGAATATCGGTATCGAAAAACTTGTGGCCAATATCATCTCAAATCCAAATATCAGGTTCCTTCTGGTTACGGGTTCTGAGGTAAAAGGTCATCTTACTGGAGATGCCATAATAAATATACATGCCAATGGTACCAAGGAAAACAGGATTGTCGGTGCAAAGGGAGCAATACCTTACATTGAGAACCTGACCGATGAAGCAATTGGGCGGTTCCAGGAACAGGTCGAATGTGTTAATTTAATGAACACGGAAGACCAGGGACAAATTACAGCCAAGATAAAGGAGCTTGTCGGCAAAGATCCGGGTGCTTTTAATGCTGAACCGATGGTAATTGAAATCAAAGACGAAGGTGAAGGTGAAGAAGAATTTAAAGGTATAAGACCAATGGCAGCAGAGGTTGCGCTCATCCAGTCCAGGATCCGGGCAGTAGAAGCTGCGACAACTGACATCGGTAATCTGAATAAATTTGCGTCGGGTGTCTATTCAGGTAAGATCGAGGGAGTAATGATGGGACTCACCCTGACACTTGGAATTCTTGGATTACTTATCATGGGAGGTGTATAA
- a CDS encoding adenosylhomocysteinase has protein sequence MQTDMIETGNMKIEWARNHMPVLAKIREELIQKQTLAGYTIGMALHVEAKTAVLVETLAAGGANVAICGCNPLSTQDDVAMALDTRENISCYARYGCTDKEYYDAIDAVLDHNPDITIDDGGDLIFKLHTDRKDLIPKILGSCEETTTGVHRLKAMEQDGALKVPVVAVNDAMTKYLFDNRYGTGQSSWDGIIRTTNLLVAGKNVVIAGYGWCGRGAAMRGDGLGANVIVTEIDAIRALEAKMDGYRVMPMIEAAVIGDIFVTTTGNIDILTKEHFEVMKDGAILANSGHFNVEINLGQLKDMARSVKTVRNNIKEYDLGGRRIHVLADGRLVNLAAADGHPAEVMDMSFANQALCVKFIAKNKLKPGVHPVPAIIDIKIANLKLEALGISIDTIKPHQFNYMEAWETGT, from the coding sequence ATGCAAACTGACATGATAGAAACAGGAAACATGAAGATAGAATGGGCACGTAATCACATGCCAGTACTGGCAAAAATCCGGGAAGAATTAATTCAGAAGCAGACCCTTGCCGGATATACTATAGGAATGGCACTGCATGTCGAAGCAAAGACCGCCGTACTTGTTGAGACCCTGGCTGCCGGCGGGGCTAACGTGGCTATTTGCGGGTGCAATCCTTTAAGCACACAGGATGATGTGGCCATGGCACTGGATACCAGGGAGAATATCTCGTGTTATGCCAGGTACGGTTGCACTGATAAAGAATACTATGATGCAATTGATGCGGTACTTGACCATAATCCAGACATTACGATCGATGACGGTGGAGACCTGATCTTCAAACTGCATACTGACCGCAAAGACCTTATTCCTAAGATCCTGGGTTCCTGTGAGGAGACTACCACAGGCGTGCACAGGCTTAAAGCCATGGAACAGGACGGTGCCCTTAAAGTTCCGGTCGTTGCCGTAAACGATGCAATGACCAAATATCTTTTCGATAACCGGTACGGGACCGGTCAGTCCAGCTGGGATGGTATTATCCGCACTACCAACCTGCTTGTAGCAGGCAAGAATGTGGTGATAGCCGGTTACGGATGGTGTGGTCGTGGAGCTGCGATGCGGGGGGATGGGCTTGGTGCCAATGTCATTGTGACTGAGATAGACGCTATACGCGCTCTGGAAGCAAAGATGGATGGTTACCGTGTCATGCCTATGATAGAGGCAGCAGTAATAGGGGATATCTTTGTCACTACTACAGGAAATATTGATATCTTAACGAAGGAACATTTCGAGGTCATGAAAGACGGTGCCATACTTGCAAATTCAGGACATTTTAATGTGGAGATAAATCTTGGGCAGTTGAAAGATATGGCACGGTCTGTCAAAACGGTACGTAACAATATTAAGGAATATGACCTGGGTGGCAGGCGGATACATGTACTGGCAGACGGACGGCTGGTAAATCTTGCGGCTGCGGACGGCCATCCTGCCGAGGTCATGGACATGAGTTTTGCCAACCAGGCCTTATGTGTCAAGTTCATTGCCAAGAATAAACTTAAACCTGGAGTACATCCTGTACCCGCGATAATAGATATAAAGATTGCTAACCTAAAACTTGAAGCACTTGGTATTTCAATCGATACAATAAAACCTCACCAGTTCAATTATATGGAAGCATGGGAAACAGGAACGTAA
- the mtrD gene encoding tetrahydromethanopterin S-methyltransferase subunit D gives MDPITIILITLGGVLIGVGVHFIPVGGAPAAMAQATGVGTGTVQLAAGAGLTGLISAGFMYNHLAISGEFTGSDFMLVMASGAVGAMIMITVTMFIGQVIYVYGVGVPPVSAKVKKDPITGDVQDIYVSKGTEGHGVPTVSFVSGTIGALLGGVGGSMIYVQLMEIVGDPTNLGAVALAGIFATGVFYVNSVLASYNIGGTIEGFHDPKFKRVPKAIVSCLIASLLCAIIAVPIMGGVV, from the coding sequence ATGGACCCAATTACTATCATATTAATTACATTGGGAGGAGTTCTCATTGGTGTTGGTGTTCACTTTATACCTGTGGGTGGTGCCCCAGCGGCTATGGCCCAGGCAACAGGCGTAGGTACAGGTACTGTCCAACTGGCTGCCGGTGCAGGTTTGACCGGACTTATCAGTGCAGGATTCATGTATAACCATCTTGCAATTAGTGGTGAATTCACGGGTTCTGATTTCATGCTGGTAATGGCATCAGGTGCAGTAGGCGCAATGATCATGATAACTGTGACCATGTTCATTGGTCAGGTAATATATGTCTATGGTGTAGGTGTACCGCCGGTATCTGCAAAGGTCAAGAAAGACCCCATCACCGGAGATGTGCAGGATATTTATGTATCAAAAGGTACTGAAGGACATGGAGTTCCTACTGTCAGTTTTGTGAGCGGTACCATCGGTGCTTTGCTCGGAGGCGTTGGCGGTTCAATGATCTATGTCCAGTTAATGGAAATTGTTGGTGACCCTACAAATTTAGGCGCTGTCGCTCTTGCAGGTATATTTGCCACAGGAGTGTTCTATGTGAACTCTGTTCTGGCTTCCTACAATATCGGTGGTACTATCGAAGGTTTCCACGATCCTAAGTTTAAGAGAGTACCAAAAGCAATTGTATCCTGCCTGATAGCTTCACTGTTGTGCGCTATTATTGCAGTACCAATTATGGGAGGTGTTGTATAA